Proteins encoded within one genomic window of Gemmatimonadaceae bacterium:
- a CDS encoding ABC transporter permease: MRTIGALIRAAWLTAMSYRVQTVISLLTLWVTVIPVYFIATALQPTMASAIRNEGTQYFPFMLIGTFAVSLISICVATLPGAVEAGISSGFFEGVLMTRAPRVAILAGLSAYPILWAVFRGALMLAAGALFGARIAIGSVVPALGILALIVVVHWAIGLIGAALVVAFRTSGPLSQAVVVASTLLGGAYYPTSVIPSWIQSLASFVPAAYGLRALRRVLLDGAPVATVSSDVLILAAITAGTLVVGVVAFRAALGYAGRRGTLSHL, translated from the coding sequence ATGAGGACGATAGGCGCGCTGATCCGCGCAGCATGGCTCACCGCGATGAGCTATCGCGTGCAGACCGTCATCTCGCTGCTCACGCTTTGGGTCACGGTGATTCCCGTGTATTTCATCGCGACGGCGCTGCAGCCGACCATGGCCAGCGCCATCCGGAACGAGGGGACGCAGTACTTCCCATTCATGCTGATCGGTACGTTTGCCGTGAGTCTCATCAGCATTTGCGTGGCCACCCTTCCAGGGGCGGTGGAGGCGGGGATATCGAGCGGCTTCTTCGAGGGCGTGCTCATGACGCGCGCGCCGCGGGTCGCCATTCTCGCGGGGTTGTCCGCCTATCCCATCCTGTGGGCCGTGTTCCGTGGCGCGCTGATGCTCGCGGCCGGCGCGCTCTTCGGCGCGCGCATTGCGATCGGTTCCGTGGTGCCCGCGCTTGGCATCCTGGCCCTCATCGTGGTGGTGCACTGGGCGATAGGTCTGATCGGTGCGGCGCTGGTCGTCGCGTTCCGTACGTCCGGTCCGCTCTCGCAAGCGGTGGTGGTCGCATCCACCTTGCTTGGAGGGGCGTATTATCCCACGAGCGTGATTCCGTCGTGGATCCAGAGTCTGGCGTCGTTCGTCCCTGCCGCGTACGGGCTTCGAGCGCTGCGGCGCGTGCTGCTGGATGGAGCGCCGGTTGCGACGGTATCATCCGATGTGCTGATCCTGGCCGCGATCACGGCGGGAACGCTCGTGGTTGGCGTCGTCGCGTTTCGCGCGGCGCTTGGCTATGCTGGCCGTCGCGGTACGTTGAGTCATCTTTAG
- a CDS encoding ABC transporter ATP-binding protein, producing the protein MDLETSPGTVRQGASGAEPALLRVRGVAKRFPRRRPWREAIRAPFDVTWTPALRGVSFDVAAGEFYGLLGANGAGKTTLMKVIATLIIADEGEVSVEGHDVRREPEVVRSLMSLSLASERGLYWRLSARENLRLYAALHAIPASDVNERVQEALRDVQLEDAADRMVREYSSGMIQRLIIARALLPRPRLLLLDEPTRSLDPIASREFRRFLRDELSHRRQCAVVLATHDADEAFNLCRRVAILDRGAIVAEGSARDLAYDVLGARHRVTIDQPWHSVIAELEHEGRLEVVTREPADAAGWARLTIRLAANEAAASEVVAQLVNAGVRVAAMEKDEASLADLIDAVLARRREGTR; encoded by the coding sequence GTGGACCTCGAGACCTCGCCAGGTACCGTTCGGCAGGGCGCGTCGGGCGCAGAGCCTGCGCTGCTCCGCGTTCGTGGGGTCGCCAAGCGCTTTCCGCGCCGCCGCCCCTGGCGTGAGGCCATCCGGGCACCGTTCGACGTAACGTGGACTCCCGCGCTGCGTGGCGTTTCGTTCGACGTGGCCGCGGGCGAGTTCTATGGACTGCTCGGCGCCAACGGCGCGGGCAAGACGACGCTGATGAAAGTCATCGCCACGCTGATCATCGCGGACGAAGGGGAGGTGAGCGTTGAGGGGCACGACGTGAGGCGCGAGCCGGAGGTGGTGCGATCGCTGATGTCGCTGTCGTTGGCCAGCGAGCGTGGTCTTTATTGGCGGCTGTCTGCTCGCGAGAACCTGAGGCTCTACGCGGCCCTGCATGCGATCCCCGCGAGCGACGTGAACGAGCGCGTGCAGGAGGCGCTGCGTGATGTCCAGCTCGAGGACGCCGCGGATCGCATGGTGCGCGAGTATTCGTCCGGCATGATCCAGCGGCTGATCATCGCGCGAGCGCTTCTGCCTCGGCCGAGGCTCCTGCTGCTCGATGAGCCGACGCGGAGCCTCGACCCAATTGCCTCGCGCGAGTTCCGGCGCTTTCTGCGCGACGAATTGTCCCATCGCAGGCAATGCGCGGTGGTGCTGGCCACGCACGACGCGGACGAGGCGTTCAACCTCTGCCGGCGTGTCGCGATTCTCGATCGAGGTGCGATCGTGGCTGAGGGGTCGGCGCGCGACCTGGCATACGATGTGCTCGGGGCGCGTCACCGGGTCACGATCGATCAGCCATGGCACTCTGTGATAGCGGAGCTGGAGCACGAGGGGAGGCTGGAGGTCGTGACGCGCGAGCCGGCCGATGCCGCCGGCTGGGCGCGACTCACCATCCGCCTCGCTGCCAACGAGGCTGCCGCGAGCGAGGTCGTCGCGCAGCTCGTGAACGCCGGCGTCCGGGTGGCCGCGATGGAAAAGGACGAGGCTTCCCTGGCTGACCTCATCGACGCCGTGCTGGCACGTCGGCGCGAGGGAACGCGATGA
- the rpsG gene encoding 30S ribosomal protein S7 — MSRRKKSVKRPVLADARYDSQTVSKFINSLMLQGKKSTAERIFYGAMDLVESRTSQPGVNVFKAALANLKPVIEVKSRRVGGATYQVPVEVRPERRTALAMRWLLSYSRDRNEKSMAEKLAAEVIAASKGEGNAVKKKEDTHRMAEANKAFAHYRW, encoded by the coding sequence GTGAGCCGTCGCAAGAAGTCAGTCAAGCGCCCCGTCCTCGCCGACGCCCGCTACGACAGTCAGACCGTTTCGAAGTTCATCAACTCCCTGATGCTTCAGGGAAAGAAGAGCACCGCCGAGCGCATCTTCTATGGCGCGATGGATCTCGTCGAGTCGCGCACCAGCCAGCCCGGCGTGAACGTCTTCAAGGCCGCCCTGGCCAACCTCAAGCCCGTCATCGAGGTCAAGTCGCGCCGCGTCGGTGGCGCGACGTATCAGGTGCCGGTCGAGGTTCGCCCGGAGCGCCGCACGGCCCTCGCCATGCGTTGGCTGCTCTCCTACTCGCGCGATCGCAACGAAAAGTCGATGGCGGAGAAGCTCGCGGCCGAAGTCATCGCCGCGTCCAAGGGCGAAGGCAACGCGGTCAAGAAAAAAGAAGACACGCACCGCATGGCCGAAGCCAACAAGGCATTCGCACACTACCGCTGGTAA
- a CDS encoding 30S ribosomal protein S12 — MPTINQLVRRARKDVLKKEKSPALKANPFRRGVCTRVYTTTPKKPNSALRKVAKVRLTNQIEVIAYIPGEGHNLQEHSIVLVRGGRVKDLPGVRYHIVRGTLDAAGVNGRNRSRSKYGTKKPKAGAAGGKK, encoded by the coding sequence ATGCCAACGATCAACCAGCTCGTTCGCCGGGCCCGCAAGGACGTCCTCAAGAAGGAGAAGTCGCCGGCGCTCAAGGCGAATCCCTTCCGGCGCGGCGTCTGCACCCGCGTCTATACCACGACGCCCAAGAAGCCAAACTCGGCGTTGCGGAAGGTCGCCAAGGTGCGACTGACGAACCAGATCGAAGTGATCGCCTACATTCCGGGCGAAGGCCATAACCTCCAGGAACACTCGATCGTGCTCGTGCGCGGCGGTCGTGTGAAGGATCTCCCGGGGGTGCGTTACCACATTGTTCGCGGCACCCTCGACGCGGCTGGCGTGAACGGCCGCAACCGGAGCCGCTCCAAGTACGGAACCAAGAAGCCCAAAGCAGGCGCCGCCGGAGGGAAGAAGTGA
- a CDS encoding lasso RiPP family leader peptide-containing protein: protein MYSAPSLEKFGSFRELTLQRNPNTTKRIIGDDLIPNIGLDCDGNAPPGDPRACIRS from the coding sequence ATGTACAGTGCACCATCGCTCGAGAAATTTGGGTCGTTCCGTGAGCTCACGCTCCAGCGGAATCCCAATACGACCAAGCGCATCATCGGCGACGACCTGATTCCGAACATCGGGCTGGACTGCGACGGCAACGCCCCGCCGGGCGATCCGCGCGCCTGCATCCGTTCGTAA
- a CDS encoding lasso peptide biosynthesis B2 protein has product MAALLALLGKAARLTPRDWWRLLLGQVALLRARRDVRTRPQGELVTTGPADARSGSAADPQRIDEVRRVVLGVSRASVYGVFHPTCLVRSLAICRRLDAEGLPGSAVRVGVARRQGKFMAHAWVEYAGEVVGDDEGTVDRYASFDDLQVSTRP; this is encoded by the coding sequence ATGGCAGCGCTCCTCGCGTTGCTCGGTAAGGCGGCGCGGCTCACCCCACGCGATTGGTGGCGGTTGCTGCTCGGCCAGGTGGCGCTGCTCCGAGCCCGACGCGACGTGCGGACCAGGCCACAGGGTGAACTCGTGACGACCGGCCCAGCGGATGCACGCTCCGGGAGCGCCGCCGATCCCCAGCGAATCGACGAGGTGCGTCGTGTCGTCCTCGGCGTTTCGCGGGCGTCGGTCTACGGAGTCTTCCATCCGACCTGCCTCGTCCGCTCACTCGCCATCTGCCGTCGCCTCGACGCCGAGGGACTCCCCGGGAGCGCCGTCAGGGTCGGCGTCGCGCGCCGTCAGGGGAAGTTCATGGCCCACGCATGGGTCGAATACGCCGGCGAAGTCGTCGGCGACGACGAAGGCACCGTCGATCGCTACGCATCGTTCGACGATCTCCAGGTCAGCACGCGGCCTTGA
- a CDS encoding PqqD family protein translates to MADSRTPLPTPAPAAIFRAMAEGGVLFSSDSEVYFGVNAVGAIIWEMLPTCSSVEELCETLARKFSDVGLARIQRDVTSFLADLRANGLVIDAPPRAGGDGSAPRVAR, encoded by the coding sequence GTGGCCGATTCCCGCACGCCGCTCCCGACGCCAGCTCCCGCTGCCATCTTCCGCGCGATGGCAGAGGGCGGGGTGCTCTTTTCCAGCGACTCCGAGGTCTACTTCGGTGTCAACGCGGTCGGCGCAATCATCTGGGAAATGCTCCCGACGTGCAGCTCCGTCGAGGAGTTGTGTGAAACGCTCGCAAGAAAGTTTTCCGACGTGGGCCTCGCGCGAATCCAGCGCGACGTGACGAGTTTTCTCGCGGACCTCCGGGCCAACGGCCTCGTCATCGACGCTCCGCCCAGGGCCGGTGGCGATGGCAGCGCTCCTCGCGTTGCTCGGTAA